The Catenuloplanes niger genome includes a window with the following:
- a CDS encoding phosphotransferase: protein MPRRQWSDLTPHLRAAVARATGDITEAEDLAAGSVTDIATILTTTHGQIFVKGLDTRTAPPRAIRGHEREATLNPLLPASRVPRLRWTIASDGWLLHGYDRVPGRHADLSPGSPDIPSVLTALDELTHTLTPAPAAALAFSRRWADRIRPEAVAGETLIHTDLTPRNLLVSDDHTWIVDWTEPCTGAAWIPYAFLTIRLIRAGHTPETAEHAVHRADAWQRAAPAALTLFAAAAADLWHGWHRTIGASHHLPLAQAAESWSRYRSDPVH, encoded by the coding sequence ATGCCCCGCCGCCAGTGGTCCGACCTCACCCCGCACCTGCGCGCTGCCGTGGCACGCGCGACCGGGGACATCACCGAGGCGGAGGATCTGGCGGCGGGCTCCGTCACCGATATCGCCACGATCCTGACCACCACACACGGTCAGATCTTCGTCAAAGGCCTCGACACACGAACCGCCCCGCCCCGCGCGATCCGCGGCCACGAACGGGAAGCCACCCTCAACCCGCTGCTCCCCGCCAGCAGAGTTCCGCGGCTGCGCTGGACGATCGCATCGGACGGCTGGCTGCTGCACGGCTACGACCGCGTCCCCGGCCGGCACGCCGACCTCAGCCCCGGCTCACCCGACATCCCCTCGGTCCTCACCGCCCTCGACGAACTCACCCACACCCTGACACCCGCGCCCGCCGCAGCGCTGGCCTTCTCACGCCGATGGGCCGACCGCATCCGCCCGGAAGCAGTCGCCGGCGAGACGCTGATCCACACCGATCTGACCCCACGCAACCTCCTCGTCAGCGACGATCACACCTGGATCGTCGACTGGACCGAACCCTGCACCGGCGCCGCCTGGATCCCCTACGCGTTCCTCACCATCAGACTCATCCGCGCCGGCCACACCCCAGAAACGGCGGAACACGCCGTCCACCGCGCCGACGCCTGGCAACGCGCCGCACCGGCCGCGCTGACACTCTTCGCGGCGGCCGCAGCCGACCTCTGGCACGGCTGGCACCGCACGATCGGCGCCAGCCACCACCTCCCACTCGCACAAGCAGCCGAGTCCTGGTCGAGGTACCGATCCGATCCTGTCCACTAA
- a CDS encoding glycine-rich domain-containing protein, producing the protein MNPTTASDAYRTTAPPPPAATGADCWPEETPDPAARTARDLLDPALFATLTARIAADRPDLIGDMPARILDQALAFLGTCAVTTTPIGPSDLVDIGWHTLILHTDLYNSLCHRIAGRFIHHIPDNPAGTGDSAPISTTTAAITTAGYRLDLPLWTSSGTADCTQCHAGCTDSPTR; encoded by the coding sequence GTGAACCCCACGACCGCATCCGACGCCTACCGCACCACCGCACCCCCACCGCCTGCCGCCACGGGCGCCGACTGCTGGCCGGAGGAGACACCCGACCCGGCCGCGCGCACCGCCCGCGACCTGCTCGACCCGGCGCTGTTCGCCACGCTCACCGCGCGCATCGCCGCAGACCGTCCCGACCTCATCGGCGACATGCCGGCCCGGATCCTCGACCAGGCCCTCGCGTTCCTCGGCACCTGCGCCGTGACGACCACACCGATCGGCCCGTCCGACCTCGTCGACATCGGCTGGCACACCCTCATCCTGCACACCGATCTCTACAACAGCCTCTGCCACCGCATCGCCGGCCGCTTCATCCACCACATCCCCGACAACCCCGCCGGCACGGGCGACAGCGCGCCGATCAGCACGACGACCGCCGCGATCACCACCGCCGGGTACCGCCTCGACCTGCCGCTGTGGACCAGCAGCGGCACCGCCGACTGCACGCAATGCCACGCCGGATGCACCGACAGTCCCACCCGCTGA